From the Helicobacter pylori genome, one window contains:
- the recJ gene encoding single-stranded-DNA-specific exonuclease RecJ produces the protein MKQKLKAQIKERVASIAYNEKGFPSPFLFKDLKKAALKIIEAMRANTEILVVGDYDADGVISSAIMAKFFESLNYKHVRIAIPNRFMDGYGISKKFLEKHHAPLIITVDNGINAFEAAQFCKEKNYTLIITDHHCLHHDKIPDAYAVINPKRPDCDFIQKEVCGALVAFYLCYGIHQLLGKEKSHSSELLCLAGVATIADMMPLTFFNRFLVSKALYFLQKESLGAMGFLRQREVFRKRSLKASDISFNIAPLINSAGRMQDAKMALDFLSANNFQDGCSLYERLKACNLKRKMIQQQVFEEAFKHAMVGEKIIVAFKDNWHEGVLGIVASKLVEATQKPSLVFTFKEGVYKGSARSSPNIDLIDALNGVSSLLLGYGGHRQACGLSVGKNNIVSLFETLENFDFKVLPFYEKEPPLTLNLKDIDRELLEIIEMGEPYGQENPEPLFQAKNLEVIEERIIKESHQVLRFKDKECVKEAIYFSAERFLKAGERVSVLFSVELDECSNEPKMFVKSLL, from the coding sequence ATGAAACAAAAGCTTAAAGCTCAAATCAAAGAGCGAGTGGCTTCTATCGCCTATAATGAAAAAGGGTTTCCTAGCCCCTTTTTATTTAAAGACTTGAAAAAAGCCGCGCTCAAAATCATAGAAGCCATGCGCGCAAACACAGAAATTTTAGTGGTGGGCGATTATGACGCTGACGGCGTGATTAGCTCTGCTATCATGGCAAAATTCTTTGAAAGTCTGAATTACAAGCATGTCCGCATTGCAATCCCTAATCGCTTCATGGATGGCTATGGGATTTCTAAAAAATTTTTAGAAAAACACCACGCCCCTTTAATCATCACGGTGGATAACGGGATCAACGCCTTTGAGGCCGCTCAATTTTGCAAGGAAAAAAATTACACCCTAATCATCACCGATCACCATTGCTTACACCATGATAAAATTCCAGACGCTTATGCGGTAATCAACCCCAAGCGACCGGATTGTGATTTTATCCAAAAGGAAGTGTGCGGGGCGTTGGTGGCGTTTTATTTGTGCTATGGAATCCACCAACTTTTAGGAAAAGAAAAAAGCCATTCTAGTGAATTGTTGTGTTTAGCGGGCGTGGCGACTATTGCTGATATGATGCCTTTGACTTTTTTTAACCGCTTTTTAGTTTCTAAAGCCTTGTATTTTTTGCAAAAAGAATCCTTAGGGGCGATGGGGTTTTTACGCCAAAGAGAAGTTTTTAGAAAACGCTCTTTAAAAGCGAGCGATATTTCTTTTAATATCGCCCCTTTAATCAACTCCGCAGGGCGCATGCAAGACGCTAAAATGGCTTTAGATTTTTTAAGCGCGAATAATTTTCAAGATGGTTGTTCTTTGTATGAACGCTTGAAAGCATGCAATTTGAAGCGCAAAATGATCCAACAGCAGGTTTTTGAAGAAGCCTTTAAGCATGCGATGGTTGGAGAAAAAATCATCGTCGCTTTTAAGGATAATTGGCATGAAGGCGTGCTTGGGATCGTGGCTTCAAAATTAGTGGAAGCCACCCAAAAGCCAAGCCTGGTTTTTACCTTTAAAGAAGGGGTGTATAAAGGGAGCGCTCGCAGCTCTCCAAATATTGACTTGATTGACGCTTTGAATGGGGTTTCTTCTTTACTGCTCGGCTATGGGGGGCATAGGCAAGCGTGCGGGTTGAGCGTTGGAAAAAACAATATCGTCTCGCTCTTTGAAACTTTAGAAAATTTTGATTTTAAAGTCTTGCCTTTTTATGAAAAAGAACCCCCTTTAACGCTCAATCTAAAAGACATTGACAGAGAGCTTTTAGAGATTATAGAGATGGGCGAACCTTATGGACAAGAAAACCCTGAACCCTTATTCCAAGCAAAAAATTTAGAAGTCATAGAAGAAAGAATCATTAAAGAAAGCCACCAGGTTTTGCGTTTTAAGGATAAAGAATGCGTCAAAGAGGCTATTTATTTTAGCGCTGAGCGGTTTTTGAAAGCGGGCGAAAGGGTGAGCGTGCTTTTTAGCGTGGAATTAGATGAGTGTTCTAATGAGCCTAAAATGTTTGTTAAAAGTTTGTTGTAG
- the minE gene encoding cell division topological specificity factor MinE: MSLFDFFKNKGSAATATNRLKLILAKERTLNLPYMEEMRKEIIAVIQKYTKSSDIHFKTLDSNQSVETIEVEIILPK, encoded by the coding sequence ATGAGTTTGTTTGATTTTTTTAAAAACAAAGGGAGCGCGGCTACCGCAACAAACCGATTGAAATTGATTTTAGCCAAAGAGCGCACCTTAAATTTACCCTACATGGAAGAAATGCGTAAAGAAATCATTGCCGTTATCCAAAAATACACTAAATCTTCAGACATCCATTTCAAAACCCTTGATAGCAACCAGAGCGTGGAAACGATTGAAGTGGAGATTATACTGCCTAAATAG
- the ilvC gene encoding ketol-acid reductoisomerase produces MALPVYYDKDIDLGVIQSLQVGIIGYGAQGEAQALNLRDSKVKVHIGLYQGSLSVSKAKKEGFEVLGVKELVQQSDVIMALLPDELHKEVLEKEVIPFLKEGQIVGFAHGFSVHFNQVILPKGVGAILVAPKGPGSALREEYLKNRGLYHLIAIEQESSKNNAKAVALSYAKAMGGGRMGVLETSFKEECESDLFGEQAVLCGGLEAIVRMGFETLLKAGYPEELAYFECVHEVKLVADLLHYKGVEGLRKHISNTAEFGAIKAREPMGNLLEKRMQKILKKIQNGAFAKDFLLEKSLNYPRLNTERKALKETKIEQIGEILRTPFNHKK; encoded by the coding sequence TTGGCATTACCCGTTTATTATGATAAAGACATTGATTTAGGCGTTATCCAATCCTTACAAGTGGGCATTATTGGTTATGGCGCTCAAGGAGAAGCCCAAGCACTCAATTTGAGGGACTCTAAAGTAAAGGTGCATATTGGCTTGTATCAAGGGAGTTTGAGCGTTTCAAAAGCAAAAAAAGAGGGCTTTGAGGTGCTAGGAGTCAAGGAATTAGTCCAACAATCTGACGTGATCATGGCGTTACTTCCGGATGAATTGCATAAGGAAGTGCTAGAAAAAGAAGTGATCCCTTTTTTAAAAGAGGGGCAGATTGTGGGCTTTGCTCATGGTTTTAGCGTGCATTTCAATCAAGTCATTCTTCCAAAAGGCGTGGGCGCGATTTTAGTCGCACCAAAAGGGCCAGGGAGCGCTTTAAGAGAAGAATACCTTAAAAATAGGGGCTTATACCATCTAATCGCCATAGAGCAAGAAAGCTCAAAAAATAACGCTAAAGCCGTGGCTTTAAGTTACGCCAAAGCGATGGGTGGGGGGAGAATGGGGGTTTTAGAAACGAGTTTTAAAGAAGAATGCGAGAGCGATTTATTCGGCGAGCAAGCGGTCTTGTGCGGGGGGTTAGAAGCGATTGTAAGAATGGGGTTTGAAACTTTACTTAAGGCAGGATACCCTGAAGAATTAGCCTATTTTGAATGCGTGCATGAAGTGAAATTAGTGGCGGATTTATTGCATTATAAGGGGGTAGAGGGTTTAAGAAAACACATTTCTAACACCGCTGAATTTGGGGCGATTAAAGCTAGAGAGCCTATGGGAAATCTGTTAGAAAAACGCATGCAAAAAATCTTAAAAAAGATTCAAAACGGCGCATTCGCTAAGGATTTTTTACTGGAAAAGAGCTTGAATTACCCCAGGTTAAACACAGAGAGGAAAGCCCTTAAAGAGACTAAAATAGAACAAATTGGGGAAATTTTACGCACCCCATTCAATCATAAAAAATAA
- the fliG gene encoding flagellar motor switch protein FliG, with translation MATKLTPKQKAQLDELSMSEKIAILLIQVGEDTTGEILRHLDIDSITEISKQIVQLNGTDKQIGAAVLEEFFAIFQSNQYINTGGLEYARELLTRTLGSEEARKVMDKLTKSLQTQKNFAYLGKIKPQQLADFIINEHPQTIALILAHMEAPNAAETLSYFPDEMKAEISIRMANLGEISPQVVKRVSTVLENKLESLTSYKIEVGGLRAVAEIFNRLGQKSAKTTLARIESVDNKLAGAIKEMMFTFEDIAKLDNFAIREILKVADKKDLSLALKTSTQDLTDKFLNNMSSRAAEQFVEEMQYLGAVKIKDVDVAQRKIIEIVQSLQEKGVIQTGEEEDVIE, from the coding sequence ATGGCAACCAAACTCACCCCCAAACAAAAGGCTCAATTAGACGAACTCTCCATGAGTGAAAAAATCGCCATTTTACTCATTCAAGTGGGCGAAGACACCACAGGTGAGATTTTAAGGCATTTAGACATTGACTCCATTACAGAGATTTCTAAGCAAATCGTGCAATTAAACGGCACAGACAAGCAAATCGGCGCGGCGGTTTTAGAGGAATTTTTTGCGATCTTTCAGTCTAACCAATACATCAATACCGGCGGTTTAGAATACGCTAGAGAGCTTTTAACCAGGACTTTAGGGAGCGAAGAAGCCAGAAAAGTGATGGACAAACTCACTAAAAGCTTGCAAACGCAAAAAAATTTCGCTTATTTAGGCAAAATCAAGCCCCAACAACTCGCTGATTTCATCATTAACGAACACCCTCAAACCATTGCCTTGATTTTAGCCCACATGGAAGCCCCTAATGCGGCTGAAACTTTGAGCTATTTCCCTGATGAAATGAAAGCCGAGATTTCTATTAGAATGGCGAATTTAGGCGAAATATCGCCCCAAGTGGTTAAAAGGGTTTCCACGGTGTTAGAAAACAAACTAGAATCGCTCACTAGCTATAAAATTGAAGTGGGCGGTTTGAGAGCGGTGGCTGAAATCTTTAACCGCTTGGGACAAAAGAGCGCTAAAACCACGCTCGCTCGCATTGAAAGCGTGGATAACAAACTCGCCGGCGCGATTAAAGAAATGATGTTCACTTTTGAAGATATAGCCAAACTAGACAATTTCGCTATCAGAGAGATTTTGAAAGTGGCGGATAAAAAAGACTTGTCTTTAGCCTTAAAAACTTCTACCCAAGATTTAACCGATAAATTCTTAAACAACATGAGCAGTAGGGCTGCAGAGCAATTTGTAGAAGAAATGCAGTATTTAGGGGCGGTCAAAATCAAAGACGTGGATGTGGCCCAAAGAAAGATCATTGAAATCGTGCAGAGCTTGCAAGAAAAAGGCGTGATCCAAACCGGTGAAGAGGAAGATGTCATTGAATAG
- the dprA gene encoding DNA-processing protein DprA: protein MKSHFQYSALENIPKAFDILKDPPKKLYCVGDTKLLEAPLKVAIIGTRRPTPYSKQHTITLARELAKNGAVIVSGGALGVDIIAQENALPKTIMLSPCSLDFIYPTNNHKVIQEIAQNGLILSEYEKDFMPVKGSFLARNRLVIALSDAVIIPQADLKSGSMSSARLAQKYQKPLFVLPQRLNESDGTNELLEKGQAQGIFNIQNFINTLLKDHHLKEMPEMKDEFLEYCAKNPSYEEAYLKFGDKLLEYELLGKIKRINHLVVLA, encoded by the coding sequence ATGAAAAGCCATTTCCAATACAGTGCGCTAGAAAATATCCCTAAAGCCTTTGACATTCTCAAAGACCCCCCTAAAAAACTCTATTGTGTGGGCGATACCAAGCTTTTAGAAGCGCCTTTAAAAGTGGCTATCATAGGCACAAGAAGACCCACCCCTTATAGCAAGCAACACACGATCACTCTAGCCAGAGAGCTTGCTAAAAATGGCGCGGTTATTGTGAGCGGGGGAGCGTTAGGCGTGGATATTATCGCTCAAGAAAACGCCTTGCCAAAAACGATCATGCTTTCGCCTTGCAGTTTGGATTTCATCTATCCTACGAACAATCATAAAGTGATCCAAGAAATCGCGCAAAACGGCCTGATTTTAAGCGAATATGAAAAAGACTTCATGCCCGTTAAAGGCTCTTTTTTAGCGAGAAACCGCCTAGTGATCGCTTTAAGCGATGCGGTGATTATCCCCCAAGCGGATTTAAAAAGCGGCTCTATGAGCAGCGCGAGATTAGCCCAAAAATACCAAAAACCCTTGTTTGTTTTACCCCAACGCTTGAACGAGAGCGACGGCACTAATGAGCTTTTAGAAAAAGGGCAGGCTCAAGGGATATTTAATATTCAAAATTTTATAAACACCCTTTTAAAAGACCACCATTTAAAAGAAATGCCTGAAATGAAAGATGAATTTTTAGAATATTGTGCGAAAAACCCTAGCTATGAAGAGGCGTATCTCAAATTTGGGGATAAGCTTTTAGAATACGAGCTGTTGGGTAAGATTAAGCGTATCAATCATCTCGTGGTGTTAGCATGA
- the fliF gene encoding flagellar basal-body MS-ring/collar protein FliF, with protein sequence MDLKVLLQRIVDFFIKLNKKQKIALIAAGVLITALLVFLLLYPFKEKDYAQGGYGVLFERLDSSDNALILQHLQQNQIPYKVLKDDTILVPKDKVYEERITLASQGIPKTSKVGFEIFDTKDFGATDFDQNIKLVRAIEGELSRTIESLNPILKANVHIAIPKDSVFVAKEVPPSASVMLKLKPDMKLSPTQILGIKNLIAAAVPKLTIENVKIVNENGESIGEGDILENSKELALEQLRYKQNFENILENKIVNILAPIVGGKNKVVARVNAEFDFSQKKSTKETFDPNNVVRSEQNLEEKKEGASKKQVGGVPGVVSNIGPVQGLKDNKEPEKYEKSQNTTNYEVGKTISEIKGEFGTLVRLNAAVVVDGKYKIAFKDGANALEYEPLSDESLKKINALVKQAIGYNQNRGDDVAVSNFEFNPMAPLLDNATLSEKIMHKTQKILGSFTPLIKYILVFIVLFIFYKKVIVPFSERMLEVVPDEDKEVKSMFEEMDEEEDELNKLGDLRKKVEDQLGLNASFSEEEVRYEIILEKIRGTLKERPDEIATLFKLLIKDEISSDSAKG encoded by the coding sequence TTGGATTTAAAGGTATTATTGCAACGGATTGTTGATTTTTTCATCAAGCTCAATAAAAAGCAAAAAATCGCTCTGATCGCAGCGGGGGTTTTGATCACCGCCTTGCTCGTGTTTTTATTGCTCTATCCTTTTAAAGAAAAAGACTACGCGCAAGGGGGTTATGGGGTTTTATTTGAAAGATTGGATTCTAGCGATAACGCCTTAATCTTACAACACCTCCAGCAAAACCAAATCCCTTATAAAGTCTTAAAAGATGACACCATTCTTGTCCCTAAAGATAAAGTGTATGAAGAAAGGATCACTCTGGCTTCTCAAGGGATTCCTAAAACGAGCAAAGTGGGCTTTGAAATCTTTGACACTAAAGACTTTGGGGCGACTGATTTTGATCAGAATATCAAACTCGTTCGCGCCATTGAGGGGGAATTGTCGCGCACGATTGAAAGTTTAAACCCCATTCTTAAAGCCAATGTGCATATTGCAATCCCTAAAGACAGCGTGTTTGTGGCTAAAGAAGTCCCTCCTAGCGCTTCGGTGATGCTCAAGCTTAAGCCTGACATGAAGCTTTCACCCACTCAAATTTTAGGGATTAAAAATTTAATCGCTGCAGCTGTGCCTAAACTCACGATAGAAAACGTGAAAATCGTGAATGAAAATGGCGAATCAATAGGCGAGGGCGATATACTAGAAAACTCCAAAGAATTAGCCTTAGAGCAATTGCGCTACAAACAAAATTTTGAAAACATTTTAGAAAATAAGATCGTCAATATTTTAGCCCCTATTGTGGGGGGTAAAAACAAGGTGGTCGCAAGGGTCAATGCGGAGTTTGATTTCAGCCAAAAGAAAAGCACCAAAGAGACTTTTGATCCCAATAATGTCGTAAGGAGCGAGCAAAATTTAGAAGAAAAAAAAGAAGGCGCTTCTAAAAAACAAGTCGGCGGTGTGCCGGGAGTTGTGAGCAATATCGGGCCTGTGCAAGGATTGAAGGACAATAAAGAGCCAGAAAAATACGAAAAGTCTCAAAACACGACCAATTATGAAGTGGGTAAAACCATTAGCGAGATCAAGGGCGAGTTTGGCACCTTAGTGCGTTTGAATGCGGCGGTTGTGGTGGATGGCAAGTATAAGATTGCGTTTAAAGACGGGGCAAACGCTTTAGAATACGAGCCTTTGAGCGATGAATCGCTTAAAAAAATCAACGCTTTAGTGAAACAGGCCATTGGCTATAACCAAAATAGAGGCGATGATGTGGCGGTGAGTAATTTTGAGTTTAACCCTATGGCACCCCTGCTTGATAACGCTACTTTGAGCGAAAAAATCATGCACAAAACTCAAAAAATCTTAGGCTCATTCACGCCTTTAATCAAGTATATTTTAGTGTTTATAGTGCTATTTATTTTCTATAAAAAAGTGATTGTGCCTTTCAGCGAACGCATGCTAGAAGTGGTGCCTGATGAAGATAAGGAAGTGAAATCCATGTTTGAAGAAATGGATGAAGAAGAAGATGAATTGAACAAACTCGGCGATTTGAGGAAAAAAGTAGAAGATCAATTAGGGCTTAATGCAAGCTTTAGCGAAGAAGAAGTAAGATATGAAATTATTTTAGAAAAGATTAGAGGAACCCTTAAAGAGCGCCCTGATGAAATCGCCACGCTTTTTAAGCTCTTAATCAAAGATGAAATTTCTTCAGACAGCGCGAAAGGTTAA
- the pyrG gene encoding glutamine hydrolyzing CTP synthase translates to MDRAKFIFVTGGVLSSLGKGISSSSIATLLQHCNYQVSILKIDPYINIDPGTMSPLEHGEVFVTSDGAETDLDIGHYERFLNRNLTRLNNFTTGQIFSSVIENERKGEYLGKTIQIVPHVTDEIKRRIKSAAKGLDFLIVEVGGTVGDMEGMFYLEAIRQLKLELGNEKVINVHVTLIPYIQTTNELKTKPTQHSVQELRRLGVTPQIILARSPKPLDKELKKKIALSCDVEQDSVIVATDTKSIYACPILFLQEGILTPIARRFNLNKLHPKMAAWNTLVEKIIAPKHKVKIGFVGKYLSLKESYKSLIEALIHAGAHLDTQVNIEWLDSENFNEKTDLEGVDAILVPGGFGERGIEGKICAIQRARLEKLPFLGICLGMQLAIVEFCRNVLGLKGANSTEFNQRCEYPVVYLIEDFMDQNHQKQVRTYNSPLGGTMRLGEYECEIMPNSLLEKAYKKPNIKERHRHRYEINPKYRQEWENKGLKVVGFGANHLIEAIELEDHPFFVGVQFHPEFTSRLQSPNPIILDFIKSALHKS, encoded by the coding sequence ATGGATAGAGCCAAATTTATATTCGTTACAGGGGGCGTGTTAAGCTCTCTAGGGAAAGGGATTTCATCTTCTTCAATCGCTACGCTTTTACAGCATTGCAATTACCAGGTTTCCATTTTGAAGATTGATCCTTATATTAATATTGATCCAGGCACCATGAGCCCTTTAGAGCATGGGGAAGTGTTTGTAACTAGCGATGGCGCTGAAACGGATTTAGATATCGGGCATTATGAACGCTTTTTGAACAGGAATTTAACGAGGTTGAATAATTTCACTACCGGGCAGATTTTTTCAAGCGTGATAGAAAACGAAAGGAAAGGGGAGTATTTAGGCAAAACCATTCAAATCGTCCCCCATGTAACCGATGAAATCAAAAGGCGCATTAAAAGCGCGGCTAAGGGGTTGGATTTTTTAATCGTGGAAGTGGGTGGAACCGTGGGCGATATGGAGGGCATGTTTTATTTGGAAGCGATCCGCCAGCTTAAACTGGAATTAGGGAATGAAAAAGTCATCAATGTGCATGTAACCTTGATCCCCTATATCCAAACCACTAACGAATTAAAAACCAAACCCACGCAACACTCCGTCCAGGAATTAAGGCGCCTTGGCGTAACCCCTCAAATCATTTTGGCGCGATCGCCTAAGCCTTTGGATAAAGAATTGAAAAAAAAGATCGCTTTGAGTTGCGATGTGGAGCAAGACAGCGTGATTGTGGCCACAGACACTAAAAGCATTTACGCATGCCCCATTCTTTTCTTGCAAGAAGGCATTTTAACCCCCATTGCCAGACGCTTTAATTTGAATAAGTTGCACCCCAAAATGGCGGCTTGGAACACTTTAGTAGAAAAAATCATCGCTCCTAAACACAAGGTCAAAATTGGTTTTGTGGGCAAGTATTTAAGCTTAAAAGAATCTTATAAATCCTTGATTGAAGCCCTAATCCATGCAGGGGCGCATTTGGATACGCAAGTCAATATTGAATGGCTGGATAGCGAGAATTTTAATGAAAAGACTGATTTAGAGGGCGTTGATGCGATTTTAGTGCCGGGGGGCTTTGGAGAAAGGGGGATTGAGGGCAAAATTTGCGCCATTCAAAGGGCTAGGTTAGAAAAACTCCCCTTTTTAGGGATTTGTTTGGGCATGCAATTAGCGATCGTTGAATTTTGTCGCAATGTTTTAGGTTTAAAAGGGGCTAACTCTACGGAGTTTAACCAACGCTGCGAATACCCTGTGGTGTATTTGATTGAAGATTTTATGGATCAAAACCACCAAAAACAGGTGCGCACCTATAATTCGCCTTTAGGAGGCACCATGCGATTAGGCGAATACGAATGCGAAATCATGCCTAACAGCTTGCTAGAAAAAGCCTATAAAAAGCCTAATATTAAAGAAAGACACCGCCATCGTTATGAAATCAACCCCAAATACCGCCAAGAGTGGGAAAATAAGGGCTTGAAAGTGGTGGGTTTTGGGGCGAATCATTTGATTGAAGCGATTGAATTAGAAGATCACCCGTTCTTTGTGGGGGTGCAATTCCACCCGGAATTCACCTCCAGATTGCAAAGCCCTAACCCTATTATTTTGGATTTCATTAAGAGCGCTCTTCATAAATCCTAA
- the ruvX gene encoding Holliday junction resolvase RuvX, with product MILACDVGLKRIGIAALLNGVILPLEAILRHNRNQASRDLSDLLREKNVQVLVVGKPNESYADTHARIEHFIKLVDFKGEIVFINEDNSSVEAYDNLEHLGRKNKRLATKDGRLDSLSACRILERYCQQVLKKR from the coding sequence ATGATTTTGGCATGCGATGTGGGGTTAAAACGCATTGGCATCGCTGCGCTTTTAAACGGCGTTATCTTGCCTTTAGAAGCGATTTTACGCCACAACAGGAATCAGGCCTCTAGGGATTTGAGCGATTTATTGAGGGAAAAAAATGTTCAGGTGCTGGTGGTGGGCAAGCCCAATGAAAGCTATGCGGACACCCACGCCCGCATTGAGCATTTTATCAAGCTTGTAGATTTTAAGGGCGAAATCGTTTTTATCAATGAAGATAATTCTAGCGTAGAAGCTTATGACAATTTAGAGCATTTGGGTAGGAAAAACAAGCGGCTCGCTACCAAAGACGGCCGGTTAGACTCTTTGAGCGCTTGTAGGATTTTAGAGCGCTATTGCCAGCAGGTTTTAAAAAAGCGCTAG
- a CDS encoding RluA family pseudouridine synthase, which yields MPFVEEEFEILKPTKALFLVRDVLKCSLKEAQRHLDKQRLKQNQQAVRKSQMIQGVVSLIYFKPNEKQERLVFEAKDFGAFDKPTQIYTHPKGYFYHESLLDCIQSHFGKNAHPAHRLDYETSGLVLAGKTSQSAKDLKALFMQKKVKKTYLALAHGLMDKSIIINKPILTPQNIQKDLRIRSQISPLGKPSITLVEPLSYNPFLDISLLKITPLTGRTHQIRLHLSSINHRIVGEGLYGVADENAREYLQLKRENNAPTLMLHATSLEFEFKGAIYQIASPMPKRFMPFLKD from the coding sequence GTGCCTTTTGTTGAAGAAGAATTTGAAATTTTAAAACCCACCAAAGCCTTGTTTTTGGTGCGCGATGTTTTAAAATGCTCTTTAAAAGAAGCCCAACGGCACCTTGACAAACAACGCCTAAAACAAAACCAACAAGCCGTGCGTAAATCCCAAATGATTCAAGGGGTCGTTAGTTTGATTTATTTCAAGCCTAATGAAAAGCAAGAAAGACTTGTTTTTGAGGCTAAGGATTTTGGCGCATTTGACAAACCCACTCAAATCTATACCCACCCTAAAGGCTATTTTTACCATGAAAGCTTATTAGATTGTATCCAATCTCATTTTGGCAAAAACGCCCACCCAGCCCACAGACTGGACTATGAAACGAGCGGGTTAGTTTTGGCGGGCAAAACCTCACAGAGCGCTAAGGATTTAAAAGCGCTTTTCATGCAAAAAAAAGTGAAAAAAACTTATTTAGCGCTAGCGCATGGGTTAATGGATAAAAGTATCATCATAAATAAGCCCATTCTAACGCCACAAAACATTCAAAAAGATTTGCGCATTCGATCTCAAATTTCTCCTTTAGGCAAGCCTTCAATTACCCTTGTTGAGCCTTTAAGCTATAACCCTTTTTTGGATATAAGCTTGCTTAAAATAACCCCGCTCACCGGGCGCACGCACCAGATCCGCTTGCATTTAAGCAGTATAAATCACAGGATCGTGGGCGAGGGGCTTTATGGGGTGGCAGATGAAAACGCCAGAGAATACCTTCAATTGAAGCGTGAAAATAACGCCCCAACCCTCATGCTCCATGCCACTAGTTTAGAATTTGAATTTAAAGGAGCGATCTATCAAATCGCTTCCCCCATGCCCAAACGCTTCATGCCCTTTTTAAAAGATTGA
- the minD gene encoding septum site-determining protein MinD translates to MAIVVTITSGKGGVGKSTTTANLAIGLAESGKKVVAVDFDIGLRNLDMILGLENRIVYDVVDVMEKNCNLSQALITDKKTKNLSFLAASQSKDKNILDKEKVAILINALRVDFDYILIDSPAGIESGFEHAILHADMALVVVTPEVSSLRDSDRVIGIIDAKSNRAKRGEEVHKHLIINRLKPELVANGEMISIEEVLKILCLPLIGIIPEDSHIISATNKGEPVIRTDCESAKAYQRITRRILGEEVEYVEFKAKRGFFSALKGIFS, encoded by the coding sequence ATGGCAATAGTAGTTACTATCACTTCAGGTAAGGGGGGCGTGGGTAAAAGCACCACCACGGCTAATTTAGCGATTGGCTTGGCTGAGAGCGGTAAAAAAGTCGTAGCGGTTGATTTTGACATAGGCCTTAGGAACTTGGATATGATTTTAGGCTTAGAAAATCGCATTGTTTATGATGTGGTGGATGTGATGGAAAAAAATTGCAACCTTTCGCAGGCTTTGATCACGGATAAAAAGACTAAAAACCTTTCTTTTTTAGCGGCCTCACAAAGTAAGGATAAAAATATTTTAGATAAGGAAAAAGTAGCGATTTTAATCAACGCTTTAAGGGTGGATTTTGACTATATTTTGATTGACTCACCGGCTGGGATTGAAAGCGGTTTTGAGCATGCGATTTTGCATGCGGACATGGCGTTAGTGGTGGTAACGCCGGAAGTGAGTTCCTTAAGGGATAGCGACAGAGTGATTGGCATTATTGACGCGAAGTCTAATCGGGCCAAAAGGGGCGAAGAAGTGCATAAGCATTTGATAATCAATCGCTTAAAACCTGAATTAGTGGCAAATGGCGAGATGATTTCTATAGAAGAAGTGCTTAAGATCTTATGCTTGCCTTTAATTGGGATCATTCCTGAAGACAGCCATATTATTTCAGCGACCAACAAGGGCGAGCCGGTGATTCGCACGGACTGCGAGAGCGCGAAGGCTTACCAACGCATCACTAGAAGGATTTTAGGCGAGGAAGTGGAATACGTGGAATTTAAGGCTAAAAGAGGCTTTTTTAGCGCGTTAAAAGGGATATTTTCATGA